A single Pseudodesulfovibrio aespoeensis Aspo-2 DNA region contains:
- a CDS encoding PAAR domain-containing protein: MSSQARLGDISSHGGVIITGASRTLDNGMPVARMGDLHVCPIPGHGVTPIVTGSFDTITEGLPNARIGDITACGAIIVTGSPDTIDN, from the coding sequence ATGAGCTCCCAGGCGCGACTCGGCGACATCAGCAGTCACGGCGGCGTCATCATCACCGGGGCAAGCCGGACGCTGGACAACGGCATGCCGGTCGCCCGCATGGGGGATCTGCACGTCTGTCCCATCCCGGGGCATGGCGTGACGCCCATCGTGACCGGCAGCTTCGACACCATCACCGAAGGATTGCCCAACGCCCGCATCGGCGACATCACCGCCTGCGGAGCCATCATCGTCACCGGCAGTCCCGACACCATCGACAACTGA